The following coding sequences lie in one Maribacter forsetii DSM 18668 genomic window:
- a CDS encoding nuclease-related domain-containing protein, with amino-acid sequence MKSLKYELESRGVTRFKSVKEIKEFLKEFDSEKQAVLNYTKNELNEEYHKTCIRLKSNTQKRVEISNLATEKIDGQIADLQSKIDIIHKKNGLNFINKLLSSVKLYYLNKQRNDFKVRKSKIINKVVQPLSQKIKIDEHFIYEYETDKQLLIETRANLKIADVEYTRDVLEECKNLISGAIGENLVVKEIKKLSDDYVLINDFKLEFSPPIFYQQQNERIYSIQIDHLLISKAGIFIIETKNWSKKSVNSFSLRSPIEQIRRLNFALYIYISENITLHDHHWGEQKIPIRNLIVMINNKPNTQFKYVSVKLLRELNAYINYFEPILTEEQVNEISSQLI; translated from the coding sequence TTGAAATCTCTAAAATATGAGTTAGAAAGTAGAGGTGTTACTAGATTTAAATCTGTTAAAGAAATTAAAGAATTTTTAAAAGAATTTGATTCGGAAAAACAAGCAGTTCTAAATTACACTAAAAACGAACTGAATGAAGAATATCATAAAACCTGTATACGTCTTAAAAGCAACACCCAAAAAAGGGTTGAAATAAGCAACTTAGCGACAGAAAAGATTGATGGACAAATTGCAGATTTACAATCAAAAATTGATATAATTCATAAAAAGAACGGTCTTAATTTTATAAACAAACTACTATCAAGTGTAAAGCTTTATTATTTAAACAAACAACGCAATGATTTTAAAGTCAGGAAATCTAAAATAATCAATAAAGTTGTTCAGCCATTATCTCAAAAAATTAAAATTGACGAGCATTTTATATACGAATATGAAACTGACAAGCAATTATTGATTGAAACAAGAGCTAATCTTAAAATTGCTGATGTGGAATACACCCGTGATGTTTTAGAAGAATGTAAAAACCTAATTTCTGGAGCAATAGGAGAAAACTTGGTTGTAAAAGAAATTAAAAAACTTTCTGACGATTACGTTTTAATTAACGACTTCAAATTAGAATTTTCTCCACCAATTTTTTACCAACAACAAAACGAGAGAATTTACTCTATACAAATAGACCACCTTTTAATTTCAAAAGCTGGAATTTTTATAATAGAAACAAAAAACTGGAGCAAGAAGTCTGTCAATTCATTTAGCCTTAGGTCGCCTATAGAACAAATTAGAAGATTAAATTTTGCGCTTTACATATACATTTCAGAAAACATAACTTTGCATGACCATCATTGGGGAGAACAAAAAATTCCGATTCGAAATCTTATTGTCATGATCAACAATAAACCTAACACTCAATTTAAATATGTAAGTGTAAAATTATTGAGAGAACTTAATGCCTATATTAATTACTTTGAGCCTATCTTGACCGAGGAACAGGTTAATGAAATATCAAGTCAATTAATTTAA
- a CDS encoding DUF2750 domain-containing protein produces MEQQGSDIIANRYKKFIKTVCETDIVYALQNHEGFATSASAHYENERGKPVDILCFWAENGRAKSCTINHWENYQITEIALVDFIENWGVGMENDGILAGIEFDQNMFGYEAKPLDLILALVAEIKATNKELPLQKFENIADLEKQAKEANG; encoded by the coding sequence ATGGAACAACAAGGCTCAGATATCATTGCAAATAGATACAAGAAATTTATAAAAACGGTTTGCGAAACAGACATTGTTTATGCGCTTCAAAATCATGAAGGCTTTGCCACCTCAGCTTCTGCGCATTATGAAAATGAACGTGGTAAACCTGTTGACATACTATGTTTTTGGGCAGAAAATGGCAGAGCAAAATCTTGTACCATAAACCATTGGGAGAACTACCAGATTACAGAAATAGCATTAGTTGATTTCATAGAAAATTGGGGTGTAGGCATGGAAAATGACGGAATATTAGCAGGTATTGAATTCGACCAAAATATGTTTGGCTATGAAGCTAAACCCTTAGATTTAATTCTTGCCTTAGTTGCTGAAATAAAAGCGACCAATAAAGAACTACCACTTCAAAAATTTGAAAATATTGCTGATTTAGAAAAACAGGCGAAAGAGGCGAATGGGTAA
- a CDS encoding LytR/AlgR family response regulator transcription factor has translation MITYLIIDDEPIAHEIIKGYGDLLSNMKLAKHCYDAIEALAYLQGNQVDLIFLDLNMPKLKGFDFLRTLQNPPKIIVTTAYREYALEGYELNVIDYLLKPFSFERFLKAINKTIQQKGYSLQLEAIKNVEESFIFLYSDKKHIQVKLNDILLVEAAGNYCKVILIEGQILIREKISDALEMLAEDKFIQVHKSFIVAKKHIETLEGNRIQIKEHQVPIGKVYKTKVLDFLKL, from the coding sequence ATGATTACATATTTAATTATTGATGATGAACCAATAGCTCATGAAATCATAAAAGGCTATGGTGATTTGTTGTCAAATATGAAATTAGCTAAGCATTGTTATGACGCTATAGAAGCATTGGCCTATTTGCAGGGTAATCAAGTAGATTTAATTTTTTTAGATTTAAATATGCCCAAATTAAAGGGATTCGATTTTTTAAGAACACTACAGAATCCTCCAAAAATTATAGTCACTACAGCCTACAGGGAGTATGCTTTAGAAGGGTATGAGCTGAATGTTATAGATTATTTATTAAAACCATTTAGTTTTGAACGGTTTTTGAAAGCCATCAATAAAACCATACAACAAAAAGGTTATTCACTACAATTAGAAGCTATAAAAAATGTAGAAGAATCGTTCATTTTTCTATACAGCGATAAAAAGCATATTCAGGTAAAATTGAATGATATATTACTTGTTGAAGCAGCCGGAAACTATTGTAAGGTTATTTTAATCGAAGGTCAGATTCTAATTCGAGAAAAAATATCAGATGCATTAGAAATGCTTGCTGAAGATAAATTCATTCAAGTACATAAATCATTTATAGTAGCAAAAAAACATATTGAAACTTTAGAGGGCAATAGAATACAAATAAAAGAGCATCAAGTTCCCATAGGTAAAGTATATAAAACTAAAGTTCTTGATTTTCTGAAATTATAA
- a CDS encoding sensor histidine kinase: MMQFLKKNNWLVVKVVVLITILIPLSITTYEFIILGNESVVFLADYPSVVGVIVVVYYSLLLVVGLLWLIKQLIAILNLKNETKKSELLHLQSQVNPHFFFNMLNNVYGMVDKDTDGAKDLILKLSDLMRYSIYEGEKETVTLAEEISYLQNYIALHKMRYHKKIDIEFIIDVVDDTLKIRPLLLIILLENAFKHGVENLREKAYVAIHLKTGNERLLFEIKNNFDQNEITETKGIGLKNLKRRLALAYPKKHQLSVEKNNIVFKAQLELHV; the protein is encoded by the coding sequence ATGATGCAATTTTTAAAGAAAAATAATTGGCTGGTAGTCAAAGTAGTGGTGCTAATAACTATACTGATCCCTTTGTCAATTACCACGTATGAGTTTATTATCTTAGGTAATGAATCTGTTGTTTTTCTGGCAGATTACCCATCGGTAGTAGGTGTAATCGTGGTTGTTTATTATTCACTCTTACTAGTGGTTGGGTTGCTATGGCTAATAAAACAATTGATCGCCATTTTAAATTTAAAAAATGAAACCAAAAAAAGTGAGTTGTTGCATTTGCAAAGTCAGGTGAACCCGCATTTCTTTTTTAACATGTTAAACAATGTGTACGGTATGGTTGATAAAGATACCGATGGGGCTAAAGACCTTATTTTAAAGTTGTCAGATTTAATGCGGTATAGTATTTATGAAGGGGAAAAGGAAACTGTTACGTTGGCAGAAGAGATTTCGTATTTACAAAATTACATAGCGTTACATAAAATGAGGTATCATAAGAAAATTGATATTGAGTTTATAATAGATGTAGTAGATGATACATTAAAAATAAGACCATTGTTATTGATTATTCTATTAGAGAATGCCTTTAAACATGGTGTAGAGAATTTGCGGGAAAAAGCATATGTTGCCATACATTTAAAAACCGGTAACGAAAGATTACTTTTTGAGATAAAAAACAATTTTGATCAAAATGAAATTACAGAGACAAAAGGGATAGGTCTCAAAAACTTAAAACGAAGATTGGCGCTGGCATATCCTAAAAAGCATCAACTTAGTGTAGAAAAGAACAATATAGTATTTAAAGCACAATTAGAACTACACGTATGA
- a CDS encoding metallophosphoesterase, with translation MKERIIRYFKNVLGTIIVLLIIGIIVVVSLNGSVAYGTDPLSLNLDREGPYVFYENDSTINVQYIRGNKTDGFYVDKTTHNSKEHIAAISQFPLDNSSFSFKIRSEFEIPATSYTDNQPIVAISDIESGYKTFRDFLITHNVIDTNLNWIFKKGHLVLVGDFVDRGFSTTQVLWFIYKLEQDAKNNGGHVHFIIGNHELYNMQGKFKSASYKYYGVASILEKQHHDLYNKNAFLGRWMASKNTIERINGHLFAHGGIHPDIARYDITLDQANQINRDNYHLSYFPKPEETIEQLVTSNKKGICWYRGYFKDDLSQEDVTQGIEKFNATDIIVGHTLQWSVKKLFNGKVYAIDVKHPKDYNKNWPNKNSEGLLIKQEKFFRLKNDGKQLEL, from the coding sequence ATGAAAGAAAGAATTATTCGCTATTTTAAAAATGTACTCGGCACTATAATAGTTTTATTAATCATTGGCATTATCGTCGTTGTCTCGTTAAACGGAAGTGTGGCTTACGGTACCGATCCACTAAGCCTTAATTTAGACAGGGAAGGTCCTTATGTATTTTATGAAAATGACAGCACCATTAACGTACAATATATTAGAGGGAATAAAACTGATGGTTTTTATGTGGACAAAACAACGCACAATAGTAAAGAACACATTGCCGCTATAAGCCAATTTCCTTTAGACAACTCTAGTTTTAGTTTTAAAATCAGGTCTGAATTTGAAATTCCGGCAACCTCCTATACCGACAACCAACCTATTGTAGCCATTTCTGATATTGAAAGTGGTTATAAAACATTTCGCGATTTTTTAATTACCCACAACGTAATAGACACCAACTTAAATTGGATTTTTAAGAAAGGTCATCTTGTACTTGTTGGTGATTTTGTGGATAGAGGTTTTTCTACTACCCAAGTACTTTGGTTCATTTACAAACTGGAACAAGATGCTAAAAATAATGGCGGACACGTACATTTTATTATTGGCAATCATGAGCTTTACAACATGCAAGGTAAATTTAAATCGGCTTCTTACAAGTATTACGGTGTTGCCTCTATTTTAGAAAAACAACACCATGACCTCTATAATAAAAACGCTTTTCTAGGACGATGGATGGCTTCTAAAAATACTATAGAGCGTATTAACGGGCATTTATTTGCTCACGGAGGCATTCACCCAGATATAGCCAGATATGACATTACATTAGACCAGGCCAATCAAATAAACAGAGACAATTATCACCTATCCTATTTTCCGAAACCTGAAGAGACTATTGAACAATTAGTTACTTCTAACAAAAAAGGAATCTGTTGGTACAGAGGTTATTTTAAAGATGACCTATCACAGGAAGATGTTACCCAAGGAATTGAAAAATTTAATGCAACCGATATTATTGTTGGTCACACCCTACAATGGTCTGTAAAAAAACTATTTAATGGAAAAGTTTATGCTATTGATGTGAAACACCCAAAAGATTATAATAAAAACTGGCCAAACAAAAATTCCGAAGGTCTGCTTATTAAGCAAGAGAAATTCTTCAGGCTAAAGAATGATGGTAAACAATTGGAATTATAA
- a CDS encoding AAA family ATPase — protein sequence MLHLIVGNTGSGKTTYSNELKKKTKGVIFSIDTWNNTLFLPDKTATDGLAWFLERIERAEKMILNLVTQLEESDTDAILDLGLSKFEHREKFRAFAASNGFEIQLHYLDISKETRWQRVQQRNTEKGATFEFEVSQENFDFMETWFEKPTENELKGSVIITE from the coding sequence ATGCTACACCTCATCGTCGGTAATACAGGTTCAGGTAAAACAACCTATTCAAACGAACTAAAAAAGAAAACAAAAGGTGTGATTTTCTCTATAGACACTTGGAATAATACCTTATTTCTACCAGACAAAACTGCAACCGACGGATTAGCATGGTTTTTAGAACGTATTGAACGGGCTGAGAAGATGATATTAAATTTGGTAACGCAATTAGAGGAATCTGATACCGATGCTATTTTAGACTTGGGATTATCGAAATTTGAACATCGCGAAAAATTTAGAGCTTTTGCAGCATCTAATGGGTTCGAGATTCAACTTCACTATTTAGATATTTCTAAAGAAACCAGATGGCAACGTGTACAACAGCGCAACACCGAAAAAGGAGCTACGTTTGAGTTTGAAGTTAGCCAAGAGAATTTCGATTTCATGGAAACCTGGTTTGAAAAACCTACCGAAAATGAACTAAAAGGTAGTGTCATTATCACCGAATAA
- a CDS encoding zinc-dependent peptidase, translating into MNVKHTFVNFFLKSSSKHECHEVLSKWNVYYTALSKKHQQSFVVRTLLFLNTTNFGSKEGFELTTEMKLVISSAFVEITFGLKQDVLSIFKTVFVTPSSYAYTGRDVLYDGDVNTVTKRVNMSWPAVEKGFIINDDGLNIAIHEFSHCLIIEHAKGSYFSKVFNDTDLNAWKELATKKIPLIREGKYTIFRDYGGTNLMELFAITLETFFEQPHEFYSYSPTFYRTTAKVLKQDPRNGKNPK; encoded by the coding sequence TTGAACGTAAAACATACCTTCGTCAACTTTTTTCTAAAATCTAGCAGCAAGCATGAATGCCATGAAGTGCTTAGCAAATGGAACGTGTATTATACCGCCTTATCCAAAAAACACCAACAGTCTTTTGTGGTGAGAACTTTGTTGTTCTTAAATACTACAAATTTTGGCTCTAAGGAAGGTTTTGAACTTACTACAGAAATGAAACTGGTCATTTCCAGTGCTTTTGTTGAGATTACTTTTGGTCTAAAGCAAGATGTTTTAAGCATCTTTAAAACCGTATTCGTTACTCCGTCTTCATACGCATACACAGGCAGAGATGTTTTATATGATGGTGATGTAAATACGGTTACCAAGCGTGTAAACATGTCATGGCCTGCCGTAGAGAAGGGTTTTATCATTAACGATGACGGACTAAACATTGCCATACACGAATTCAGCCATTGCCTGATTATTGAACATGCTAAAGGTTCCTACTTCTCTAAGGTATTCAATGATACGGATCTCAACGCTTGGAAAGAACTGGCTACTAAAAAAATACCACTTATACGTGAAGGTAAATACACCATTTTTAGAGACTATGGCGGCACTAATTTAATGGAGCTTTTTGCCATTACGTTAGAAACGTTTTTTGAGCAACCTCATGAGTTTTATTCTTATTCGCCCACCTTTTACCGTACCACCGCCAAGGTGCTTAAACAAGACCCACGGAACGGCAAAAATCCGAAGTAA
- a CDS encoding cupin domain-containing protein: MQKVSFTENLDFNDDKIVTKVLLETSFSKEIRILLKKGQLMKEHKAPFSIIIHIVEGSIDFGVEGKVHMLKQGDIITLAANVPHDLLAKSDSIVRLTLSKQDAAERIEKVVADS; this comes from the coding sequence ATGCAAAAGGTATCTTTCACTGAAAATTTAGATTTTAACGATGATAAAATAGTCACCAAAGTTCTTTTAGAAACTTCTTTCTCAAAAGAGATTAGAATTCTTTTAAAGAAAGGGCAACTCATGAAAGAGCACAAGGCTCCTTTTTCCATTATCATCCATATAGTTGAAGGGAGTATTGACTTTGGTGTTGAAGGCAAAGTTCATATGCTAAAACAAGGAGATATCATTACCTTAGCTGCCAATGTTCCGCATGACCTTTTAGCAAAATCCGACAGTATTGTGCGTCTTACCCTTTCTAAACAAGATGCCGCTGAACGAATAGAAAAAGTTGTTGCCGATTCATAA
- a CDS encoding group III truncated hemoglobin, protein MTQITNREDVRVLVHTFYDKIRQNEMLGPIFNGHITDEQWPTHLSKLTDFWESNLFGVRTFRGSPSKAHVKVDKNLHHSISQDHFAQWLQLWFETIDELYEGELATRAKDMARRMSTGQYIHIWQSRPEEFKN, encoded by the coding sequence ATGACCCAAATTACCAATAGAGAAGATGTGCGTGTATTGGTACATACCTTTTACGATAAAATACGGCAAAACGAAATGCTAGGACCCATTTTCAACGGACATATTACCGACGAGCAATGGCCTACACATTTAAGCAAACTCACAGATTTCTGGGAGTCTAATCTTTTTGGTGTCCGCACGTTTAGGGGAAGTCCGTCTAAGGCCCACGTCAAGGTCGATAAAAATCTCCATCATTCCATATCACAAGACCACTTTGCACAATGGCTACAACTTTGGTTTGAAACCATTGACGAACTGTACGAGGGCGAATTGGCTACGAGAGCTAAAGACATGGCCCGTAGAATGTCTACAGGGCAGTATATTCACATTTGGCAAAGTAGACCGGAAGAATTTAAAAACTAG
- a CDS encoding transglutaminase-like domain-containing protein, producing the protein MDYLSPTYFFDYESDEIQDLVSDFKNTSLSEKEITIALYNKVRDTWRYDPYSLSFNKEKYRASEIVKRPKGHCIDKSIILIAGLRALGIPARIHLAKVKNHIGVERLIEKFGSNELTPHGMVDAYINDKWLKLSPTFNASLCEMLHVAPLDFDGENDAVLQEFSADGTQFMEYLEDYGHFEDVPMEFMERNAREHYPNIFDTGTNQTEFQL; encoded by the coding sequence ATGGACTACCTATCCCCTACCTATTTTTTTGATTATGAAAGTGACGAGATACAAGATTTAGTATCAGATTTTAAAAACACTTCACTTTCCGAGAAAGAAATTACTATCGCACTTTACAACAAAGTACGCGATACATGGCGATATGACCCATATAGCTTAAGCTTCAACAAAGAAAAATACCGAGCCAGTGAAATTGTAAAACGCCCAAAGGGTCACTGTATCGATAAGTCTATCATTTTAATCGCAGGACTTCGTGCCCTTGGTATACCCGCTAGAATTCATTTGGCGAAAGTTAAAAACCATATTGGCGTAGAACGATTAATAGAGAAATTTGGCTCAAACGAACTTACGCCCCACGGTATGGTAGATGCATATATTAACGATAAATGGCTGAAGCTATCCCCTACATTCAATGCATCGTTATGTGAAATGCTTCATGTTGCTCCTTTAGATTTTGATGGTGAAAATGATGCTGTTTTACAGGAGTTCAGTGCAGACGGAACGCAATTTATGGAGTACCTGGAAGACTACGGTCACTTTGAAGATGTACCTATGGAATTTATGGAACGGAATGCACGCGAGCACTACCCCAATATTTTTGATACCGGAACTAACCAGACGGAGTTTCAGTTGTAG
- the gldC gene encoding gliding motility protein GldC — MADLHTSEITLRVGLDENRIPETLNWSAQDGGIENEAAKAMLLSVWDSKNQESLKIDLWTKDMPVDEMKTFFHQTLVSLSDTFLKATQDEKMTATMKDFCDYFAENLNLKDQG, encoded by the coding sequence ATGGCAGATTTACATACTTCAGAAATTACACTGCGCGTAGGATTAGATGAAAATAGAATTCCGGAAACATTAAACTGGTCTGCACAAGACGGTGGTATAGAGAATGAAGCCGCAAAGGCAATGTTATTGTCCGTTTGGGATAGCAAGAACCAAGAGTCGTTAAAGATTGACTTGTGGACTAAAGATATGCCGGTAGATGAGATGAAAACATTCTTTCACCAAACCTTGGTTTCTTTGTCAGATACTTTTTTAAAGGCAACACAAGACGAAAAAATGACAGCTACCATGAAAGATTTCTGTGATTACTTCGCAGAAAACCTAAATCTTAAAGATCAAGGCTAA
- the gldB gene encoding gliding motility lipoprotein GldB produces the protein MYCKILAKVKPIFMLLSVFFILSSCNDSDKVAEEIAAIPMDLKISRFDREFAASGEKGLPSLRKMYPYLFPAPDSVWIAKMEDSLQIELFQEVGNAFRSFEDEEEGLVQLFKHVKYYFPQYKVPKVITVTNDVDYNNRIILTDSLLFISLDNYLGSEHKYYGGFQRYIAQSLDRNYLVSDVASAFAKQVVPRPRDRTYLARMIYFGKELYLKDKLMSMASDGKKIGYSQEEIDWAIANEEPMWRNFIENEYLYSTDNKLNQRFLEPAPFSKFGLELDNESPGRLGRYIGWQIVRAFMENNDVSMMQLMPMPADEIFKKSNYKPRN, from the coding sequence ATGTATTGTAAAATACTTGCCAAGGTCAAACCTATTTTTATGCTATTATCAGTTTTTTTCATTCTTTCTAGCTGTAATGATAGTGATAAGGTAGCAGAAGAGATTGCCGCTATACCTATGGATCTTAAAATTTCTCGATTTGATCGTGAGTTTGCCGCTTCTGGTGAAAAAGGTTTGCCTAGTTTACGTAAAATGTATCCGTATTTGTTTCCGGCACCAGATAGTGTTTGGATCGCAAAAATGGAAGATTCCCTTCAAATAGAATTATTTCAAGAAGTGGGCAACGCATTCCGCAGTTTTGAAGATGAAGAAGAAGGTTTGGTTCAGTTGTTTAAACATGTTAAATACTATTTTCCGCAGTATAAAGTTCCTAAGGTAATAACAGTGACCAATGATGTTGATTATAATAACAGAATTATTTTAACGGATAGTTTGTTGTTCATTAGCCTTGATAATTACTTGGGGTCTGAGCATAAGTATTATGGTGGTTTTCAGCGTTACATAGCACAATCCTTAGATCGCAATTATCTAGTTAGTGATGTTGCAAGCGCATTTGCCAAGCAGGTTGTACCAAGACCTAGAGACCGCACATACCTTGCCCGTATGATTTATTTTGGAAAAGAACTATACCTTAAGGATAAACTAATGTCCATGGCTAGCGATGGAAAAAAAATAGGGTATTCTCAAGAAGAAATAGACTGGGCTATAGCAAATGAAGAGCCTATGTGGAGAAATTTTATAGAGAACGAATATCTATATAGCACCGACAACAAATTAAATCAACGATTTTTAGAACCAGCACCCTTTTCTAAATTTGGATTAGAGTTGGACAATGAGTCACCAGGAAGGTTAGGTCGTTATATAGGCTGGCAAATAGTACGTGCCTTTATGGAAAACAATGACGTAAGCATGATGCAGTTAATGCCAATGCCTGCAGATGAAATATTTAAGAAATCAAATTACAAACCGAGAAATTAG